In bacterium, a single window of DNA contains:
- a CDS encoding YebC/PmpR family DNA-binding transcriptional regulator, producing MSGHSKWASIKHKKGAMDAKRGKLFSKLIREITVAARVGGGDPDANPRLRTVIAKAKEANMPADNIKKAIQKGTGDLPGVVLEEYTYEGYGPGGVAMLVEAMTDNRNRTTARIRSLFSKGGGNLGEAGCVAWMFSKRGFITLDKEGLDEEKVFDLAIEAGAEDVKTEATGYEITTEPGAFESVTAALKRSDIMPTYAEITMVPQSYVKLAGNEAKQVLRLVENLEDDDDVQHVYANFDVPEEVMAEMSD from the coding sequence ATGTCCGGACATTCTAAATGGGCGTCGATTAAACATAAAAAAGGGGCTATGGATGCTAAGCGAGGGAAACTTTTTTCCAAGCTTATCAGGGAAATTACGGTGGCCGCCAGAGTGGGCGGAGGTGATCCGGATGCCAACCCCAGATTAAGAACCGTCATTGCTAAGGCCAAAGAGGCCAATATGCCGGCGGATAATATCAAAAAGGCTATCCAGAAAGGAACCGGGGATCTGCCGGGCGTGGTTTTGGAGGAGTACACTTACGAAGGTTACGGTCCTGGAGGCGTGGCTATGCTGGTGGAAGCGATGACGGATAACCGAAATAGAACGACCGCCAGGATCAGGAGCCTTTTTTCCAAAGGTGGAGGAAATCTGGGGGAGGCAGGTTGTGTGGCCTGGATGTTCTCCAAGAGAGGTTTTATCACCCTGGACAAAGAAGGCCTTGATGAAGAAAAGGTTTTTGATCTGGCTATTGAGGCCGGAGCTGAAGATGTTAAAACAGAGGCGACGGGCTATGAGATTACTACCGAACCGGGCGCTTTCGAGTCTGTAACGGCTGCCCTTAAAAGAAGCGATATTATGCCTACCTATGCTGAAATAACTATGGTTCCCCAGAGTTATGTCAAATTGGCCGGAAATGAGGCCAAACAAGTCCTGCGTCTGGTGGAAAATCTGGAAGACGACGATGATGTTCAGCATGTTTATGCTAATTTTGATGTCCCGGAAGAGGTTATGGCCGAGATGTCCGATTAA
- the tig gene encoding trigger factor — protein sequence MKVEVEEKEGGTIDLKVSVESERVTQEFDKSYKKLLPSARIPGFRPGRVPRHLLEKRFGPEVKRDVLERMVTETYKEAIAEAAISPAGLPEIHQINYNYGEPLTFTATLEVIPKISLDYKGVSIEKSVCKITPAMIEKELVRLQDQHAQSVEVEDRRARKGDLLNIDFEGRGENDSIPFIQKKDATLELGVSILVTGAEEQLIGMEMHQEKEILVTLPAEYPAYPPMAGKKAVFKVKLNEIREKVLPELDDEFAKDVGEYEDLEELKAKIKTDLEKVAEAEADQKVRNDLMTLLASRVDSNPPKGMIEEEKKLLLDAFAQTLALNRGITLAQYMEKEEVSKEKFEKDYEAKAIERLKKGMVVDYVAKEEKIEVTPEEVEAEVRNLAQHYNLEFEEMKSNLEKEGKIAEIKERLYTNKVIDFLVEAAEVNQVEVEG from the coding sequence TTGAAAGTAGAAGTTGAAGAGAAAGAAGGCGGCACCATAGATTTAAAGGTGTCGGTCGAATCTGAGCGGGTAACTCAGGAATTTGACAAAAGTTATAAGAAGTTACTGCCCTCGGCGCGGATTCCGGGATTCAGACCTGGTCGAGTCCCTCGCCATTTATTGGAAAAGCGCTTTGGCCCTGAGGTAAAAAGAGATGTCCTGGAAAGAATGGTTACCGAGACCTACAAGGAGGCGATCGCTGAGGCAGCTATTTCCCCGGCCGGTTTGCCTGAAATACACCAGATTAACTATAATTATGGAGAGCCGTTGACCTTTACGGCCACCCTGGAAGTAATCCCTAAAATCAGCCTGGATTATAAGGGAGTTTCCATAGAAAAATCAGTCTGCAAGATTACCCCAGCTATGATTGAGAAGGAGTTGGTCAGGCTTCAAGACCAACATGCCCAATCAGTTGAAGTGGAGGATCGCCGCGCCCGAAAAGGCGATCTTTTAAATATCGATTTTGAAGGCCGGGGAGAAAATGATTCCATTCCCTTTATCCAAAAGAAAGATGCCACCCTGGAATTGGGCGTATCTATCCTTGTTACGGGGGCGGAAGAACAGCTTATCGGCATGGAGATGCACCAAGAGAAGGAAATCCTGGTTACTCTCCCGGCAGAATATCCGGCTTATCCTCCTATGGCTGGGAAGAAGGCTGTCTTTAAGGTTAAATTGAATGAAATAAGAGAAAAAGTGCTTCCTGAGTTAGATGATGAGTTTGCCAAGGATGTAGGGGAGTATGAAGACCTAGAAGAACTCAAGGCTAAGATCAAGACCGATCTGGAAAAAGTCGCCGAGGCTGAGGCTGACCAAAAGGTTAGAAATGATCTTATGACCCTTTTGGCTTCAAGGGTTGATTCCAATCCCCCTAAGGGAATGATCGAAGAAGAAAAAAAACTTCTTTTAGACGCCTTCGCCCAGACCTTAGCTCTCAACAGAGGAATAACTTTAGCCCAGTATATGGAAAAGGAAGAAGTGTCTAAGGAAAAGTTTGAAAAAGACTATGAAGCCAAAGCCATCGAGCGTCTCAAGAAAGGCATGGTGGTAGACTATGTAGCTAAGGAGGAAAAGATAGAGGTCACTCCGGAAGAAGTGGAGGCGGAAGTGAGAAATTTGGCTCAGCATTATAATCTCGAATTTGAGGAGATGAAATCTAACCTTGAGAAAGAAGGAAAGATAGCCGAGATCAAAGAGAGGCTTTATACCAATAAGGTTATTGATTTTCTGGTGGAGGCCGCTGAGGTAAATCAGGTGGAAGTAGAAGGGTAA
- the clpP gene encoding ATP-dependent Clp endopeptidase proteolytic subunit ClpP, whose translation MNLVPMVVEQTSRGERGYDIFSRLLKDRIIFIGSAVDDDVANLIIAQMLFLEAEDPDKDIDLYINNPGGVVTAGLAIYDTIQYIKAKVSTICIGQAASMGALLLAAGVKGKRYALPHARIMIHQPLGGVQGQATDIDIQAKEILRMREEINKILVKHTGQPMEKIQKDTDRDFFMSAEQAKEYGIIDEVLVVRK comes from the coding sequence ATGAATTTAGTGCCGATGGTGGTAGAACAAACCAGCCGGGGGGAAAGGGGATATGATATATTCTCCCGACTCTTAAAAGACAGGATTATCTTCATTGGTAGTGCCGTAGATGATGATGTGGCTAATTTGATCATAGCTCAGATGCTCTTTTTGGAGGCGGAAGATCCGGATAAGGACATCGATCTTTATATTAATAACCCAGGGGGAGTAGTTACAGCCGGATTAGCTATCTATGATACCATCCAGTATATTAAAGCCAAGGTCTCCACTATCTGTATTGGGCAGGCCGCTTCGATGGGCGCTCTTCTTTTAGCGGCCGGCGTCAAAGGTAAACGCTATGCCCTGCCTCACGCTAGGATTATGATCCATCAACCCTTAGGGGGCGTGCAGGGACAGGCAACGGATATAGACATTCAGGCCAAAGAAATACTTCGCATGCGGGAAGAGATAAATAAGATACTGGTCAAACATACGGGTCAGCCTATGGAAAAGATCCAAAAGGATACTGATAGAGACTTTTTTATGTCGGCTGAACAGGCTAAGGAATACGGGATTATAGATGAGGTGCTGGTGGTAAGGAAATAG